From the Rhizorhabdus dicambivorans genome, one window contains:
- a CDS encoding ArdC family protein → MTQSSGRPSPAETITRAIIDRLEAGVRPWVRPWRSCAAQGRPLRANGEPYRGMNTFWLWLAAEQCGYRSRYWMTYRQAQSLGGQVRAGEQSQFAIFYKAYSKKVDSYERPGELVDEQRRVMRSYAVFNADQIDTLPGDFYPEALSLVPPGDRLGPRAERFVDRLPARLRCGGDRAYYDLRADVITMPPVEQFDTRAAWAATIAHEAGHWTGHPARLARSFGKRFGDQAYAFEELVALSGQSAPLATLQ, encoded by the coding sequence ATGACCCAATCATCGGGCCGGCCCTCGCCGGCCGAGACCATCACGCGCGCCATCATCGACCGGCTCGAGGCCGGTGTGCGTCCCTGGGTACGGCCCTGGCGATCATGCGCCGCGCAAGGGCGCCCGCTGCGCGCCAATGGCGAGCCCTATCGCGGCATGAACACCTTTTGGCTATGGCTGGCCGCCGAGCAGTGCGGCTATCGGTCCCGCTACTGGATGACCTATCGGCAAGCACAAAGCCTCGGCGGGCAGGTCCGTGCCGGTGAGCAGTCGCAATTTGCGATCTTCTACAAAGCCTATTCGAAGAAGGTCGATTCCTACGAACGTCCGGGTGAGCTCGTCGATGAGCAGCGCCGGGTCATGCGGTCCTATGCGGTCTTCAATGCCGATCAGATCGATACACTGCCGGGCGATTTCTATCCCGAAGCCCTCTCCCTCGTCCCGCCGGGCGACCGGCTCGGTCCGCGGGCGGAGCGCTTCGTCGATCGGCTGCCCGCGCGGCTGCGATGCGGCGGCGATCGTGCTTATTATGATCTGCGCGCGGACGTCATCACCATGCCGCCGGTCGAGCAATTCGACACGCGCGCCGCCTGGGCAGCCACCATTGCGCATGAGGCCGGCCACTGGACAGGCCATCCAGCCCGGCTTGCCCGATCGTTCGGGAAGCGCTTCGGCGATCAGGCATATGCGTTCGAGGAGTTGGTCGCCTTATCTGGACAGTCTGCGCCGCTCGCAACTTTGCAGTAA
- a CDS encoding tyrosine-type recombinase/integrase has translation MSIITVCERREARGLDAHVPLILRGDALYDPDLDRFFLDLPLSGVRSRHSLRAYAYDVVVWLRFLDACGKTVWAATRDDVDAYHRERRRDEADHRITAASWNRAVASLDRLYRWGEQHGLITDAPFSRRAVWRPAHGGRRGMIAARNDAYERVARRSDVRFVTMDDYRIFREVGLRGLTPDGTERPGARDRNGLRNALFADLLVTTGLRLEEASGLLAAELAAIDREDGDAQQLWLPLPPPLTKGDRGRSVLLPRRLLRQIAAYVAVERAAGVAKFAARDGATKLERSIPVTRAGLDRMRDICTPEERCRLILYDEDGSPREPAALWLTEVGQPVRPNSWEVIFTRACNRCAENGFPLSINPHQLRHTFAVHMLALLIQQRLREAALPVGPLESYRLILGDPLQQVQRLLGHASLTTTYIYLDHIATRADTVDAAVEELLALLPGPQGA, from the coding sequence GTGTCGATCATTACTGTTTGCGAGCGCCGCGAGGCCAGGGGCCTCGATGCGCATGTGCCGCTGATCCTGCGCGGCGACGCGCTCTATGATCCCGATCTGGATCGCTTCTTTCTCGACCTGCCGTTGTCGGGCGTCCGCTCGCGGCACTCGCTTCGCGCCTATGCCTATGATGTCGTTGTCTGGCTTCGCTTTCTCGATGCCTGCGGCAAGACCGTGTGGGCTGCGACCCGCGACGATGTCGACGCCTATCATCGTGAGCGACGCCGCGACGAGGCCGATCACCGGATAACGGCCGCAAGCTGGAACCGCGCCGTCGCCAGTCTCGATCGCCTTTACCGATGGGGTGAGCAGCACGGGCTGATCACCGACGCGCCGTTCAGCCGCCGCGCCGTGTGGCGACCGGCGCATGGTGGCCGTCGCGGCATGATCGCGGCGCGCAATGACGCCTATGAACGTGTTGCCAGGCGATCAGATGTGCGGTTCGTCACGATGGACGACTACCGTATTTTCCGCGAGGTCGGCCTGCGCGGCCTTACCCCTGACGGCACCGAGCGCCCCGGCGCGCGCGACCGGAACGGGCTGCGCAACGCGCTGTTTGCCGATCTTCTCGTCACCACCGGCCTGCGCCTCGAAGAGGCGTCGGGCCTGCTCGCCGCCGAGCTCGCGGCGATCGACCGCGAGGACGGCGATGCCCAACAACTTTGGCTGCCTCTCCCGCCACCGCTGACCAAGGGCGACCGGGGACGCAGCGTCCTGCTCCCGCGTCGGCTGCTTCGTCAGATTGCCGCTTACGTCGCCGTCGAGCGCGCAGCGGGCGTGGCCAAGTTCGCCGCGCGAGACGGCGCGACCAAGCTCGAACGATCGATCCCTGTCACCCGCGCCGGTCTCGACCGCATGCGCGATATCTGCACCCCGGAGGAACGATGCCGCCTGATCCTGTACGACGAGGATGGATCGCCCCGCGAGCCGGCGGCGCTGTGGCTGACCGAGGTAGGGCAGCCTGTTCGGCCCAACTCGTGGGAGGTGATCTTCACCCGCGCCTGCAACCGGTGCGCGGAGAACGGCTTCCCGCTGTCGATCAACCCGCACCAGCTTCGCCACACATTCGCAGTCCATATGCTCGCCTTGCTGATCCAGCAGCGGTTGCGCGAAGCGGCATTGCCGGTCGGACCGCTGGAGAGCTATCGGCTGATCCTCGGCGACCCGCTGCAGCAGGTGCAACGCCTGCTTGGCCACGCCAGCCTCACCACCACCTATATCTACCTCGACCATATCGCGACGCGCGCCGATACGGTGGACGCGGCCGTCGAGGAGCTGCTTGCGCTGCTGCCGGGACCGCAGGGCGCATGA